CATCGGCCCCGGAACTGCAGTAGCGGGGCAGCCGAGCCGCCCTCGCCACAACAACTCTACCCTAACGTTAGAGTAGAGACTGGTGGGGTGCACGGGACGCGGCCCACCACGACGGGAAGGGCCAGGACCACGGGCGTGGATGACGAACACATGCAGATCGGTGAGGTCGCCGCGCGGACGGAGCTGTCTCTGCGCACCATCCGGCACTACGAGGAGACCGGCCTGGTCATCCCCTCCGCACGCTCCCAGGGCGGCTTCCGCCTCTACACCGAGACCGACGTCGCCCGGCTCATGGTCGTCCGCCGCATGAAACCGCTCGGCTTCACCCTGGAGCAGATGCGCGACCTCCTGGACGCCACCGATCGCCTGGACGCCGATGGCGACCTCGAC
This is a stretch of genomic DNA from Streptomyces hawaiiensis. It encodes these proteins:
- a CDS encoding MerR family transcriptional regulator, with translation MDDEHMQIGEVAARTELSLRTIRHYEETGLVIPSARSQGGFRLYTETDVARLMVVRRMKPLGFTLEQMRDLLDATDRLDADGDLDTDEREALLARVRVYEQAATEQVDKLRIQLARAEDFAATLGARLEQRVPAARA